The following proteins are co-located in the Papaver somniferum cultivar HN1 unplaced genomic scaffold, ASM357369v1 unplaced-scaffold_128, whole genome shotgun sequence genome:
- the LOC113332140 gene encoding probable trehalose-phosphate phosphatase H — MTKQSVMVSEPQTAGINNMMEIVAKSSSLFSSMEMNTDNGYNFAIKKQFLKKLETSVVGVDKGTTRINAWVDSMRASSPPRLNSTMDNDQSWMMQHPSALNMFDEIINASKGKQIVMFLDYDGTLSPIVADPDRAFMSESMRTAVRDVARYFPTAIVSGRSRDKVYSFVQLAELYYAGSHGMDIKGPAKGPRNNKTNKPVLFQPANDFLPLIDEVTKILIEKVQSTPGALVENNKFCVSVHFRCVEEKRWNDLAELVRSVIKEYPELRMSQGRKVFEIRPTIKWDKGKALEFLLESLGYANSTNVFPIYIGDDLTDEDAFKVLRERDQGFGILVSKFPKNTNASYSLREPAEVKDFLCRLVEWKRYSRRMISRV; from the exons ATGACGAAGCAGAGTGTAATGGTTTCAGAACCACAAACTGCAGGGATTAACAATATGATGGAGATTGTAGCAAAATCATCTTCTCTGTTCTCATCAATGGAGATGAATACTGATAATGGTTATAACTTTGCGATAAAGAAACAGTTTTTAAAGAAACTTGAAACAAGTGTAGTTGGTGTtgacaaaggaacaacaagaatcAATGCTTGGGTTGATTCAATGAGAGCTTCTTCTCCTCCTCGTCTCAATTCGACAATGGACAATGACCAATCATGGATG ATGCAGCATCCATCTGCCTTGAACATGTTTGATGAAATTATCAATGCATCAAAAGGGAAACAAATCGTAATGTTTTTGGATTATGACGGTACTCTTTCCCCAATTGTTGCCGATCCTGATCGCGCTTTTATGTCTGAATCG ATGAGAACAGCTGTAAGAGATGTAGCAAGGTACTTCCCAACTGCAATTGTGAGTGGAAGAAGCAGAGATAAG GTTTATAGCTTTGTACAGTTAGCAGAGCTATATTATGCAGGAAGCCATGGTATGGACATTAAAGGTCCAGCCAAAGGTCCCAGAAATAACAAA ACTAATAAACCTGTCCTATTCCAACCAGCTAATGATTTTTTACCCTTGATAGATGAG GTTACCAAAATTTTGATTGAGAAAGTTCAATCAACCCCAGGAGCATTGGTGGAAAACAACAAATTTTGTGTTTCTGTTCACTTTAGATGTGTAGAAGAGAAG AGATGGAATGATTTGGCTGAGCTAGTTAGATCAGTTATCAAAGAATACCCTGAACTTAGAATGTCTCAAGGGAGAAAGGTTTTCGAAATCCGTCCTACTATTAAATGGGACAAAGGCAAAGCCCTAGAGTTTTTACTAGAATCACTTG GATATGCTAATTCGACCAACGTATTTCCGATCTACATTGGTGATGATTTAACCGACGAGGATGCCTTTAAG GTTTTACGCGAAAGAGATCAAGGTTTTGGTATTCTTGTATCAAAGTTTCCAAAAAACACAAATGCTTCGTATTCTTTACGTGAACCAGCCGAAGTTAAGGATTTCTTGTGCCGATTAGTAGAATGGAAACGATATTCACGGAGAATGATTTCTAGAGTGTAA